The following coding sequences lie in one Nitrospirota bacterium genomic window:
- a CDS encoding zinc ribbon domain-containing protein, translating into MKCSYCTTPNRDGRRFCSRCGVMLGWACPRCAFFNHLGEQHCGGCGVPRLGAETPHAAPQSPEATVQAATSPTTGRSAVIKDEITRFLQEQAAAQNHHEQTAPVSQDDIDTLFRR; encoded by the coding sequence ATGAAGTGTTCATATTGCACAACGCCCAACCGGGATGGTCGACGTTTCTGTTCCCGGTGCGGGGTGATGCTCGGGTGGGCGTGCCCTCGGTGCGCATTCTTCAACCACCTCGGCGAGCAGCATTGCGGAGGCTGCGGCGTCCCACGCCTCGGAGCCGAGACGCCGCACGCCGCGCCCCAATCGCCCGAAGCAACCGTTCAAGCAGCGACGTCCCCGACGACCGGACGCAGCGCGGTCATCAAGGACGAAATCACTCGGTTTCTTCAGGAACAGGCCGCCGCCCAGAATCACCACGAACAGACGGCGCCGGTTTCGCAGGATGACATCGACACCCTGTTTCGGCGGTAA